One window of the Candidatus Hydrogenedentota bacterium genome contains the following:
- a CDS encoding phage tail tube protein gives MPEKLGREKLGHDCTLKFGSQGSLGSAVVQLTNVTLDMSSREVDATTRANQGWERKMSGLKTWTASGDIVYITGDSGGYVGLFDAFNNSTELTVQLIGGVTISGAAYVTKFSETQNLGEPVKASITITGAGKPTVTVA, from the coding sequence ATGCCTGAAAAACTTGGACGCGAAAAACTTGGACACGACTGCACGTTGAAATTCGGTTCCCAAGGGTCGTTGGGGTCCGCCGTGGTGCAGCTCACGAACGTGACGCTAGACATGAGCTCCAGGGAAGTGGACGCCACCACCCGCGCGAATCAGGGGTGGGAACGCAAAATGTCCGGCCTGAAAACGTGGACGGCTTCCGGCGACATCGTCTATATCACTGGCGACAGCGGCGGTTACGTCGGGCTGTTTGACGCCTTCAACAACAGCACGGAACTGACCGTGCAGTTGATCGGCGGCGTCACGATTTCCGGGGCCGCGTATGTCACAAAATTTTCCGAGACACAGAACCTCGGCGAACCCGTGAAGGCCAGCATCACGATTACCGGCGCCGGCAAACCGACCGTAACGGTAGCGTAG